A region of Ignavibacteriales bacterium DNA encodes the following proteins:
- a CDS encoding PTS sugar transporter subunit IIA, with the protein MELKIKDIVDLLQVSEKTVYRWIKNKKIPCYRINHQYRFNRTEINEWILSNKIELSSTLINLTNPDRRDSLERLVEKGGIVTQVSGETVREVLQSAVQRIITPQNISKEEILSALLSREELMPTSVGKGIAIPHPRNPIITDLKNASVSICSLEKPVDFGSLDNQPVHTLFILLTASPKMHLEVLSKISYLCQDDTFLNILKEHSNTETILEYVRKREFEWQKKEAVNT; encoded by the coding sequence ATGGAGCTCAAAATCAAGGATATTGTCGATCTTTTACAAGTATCCGAAAAGACTGTTTACCGCTGGATCAAAAATAAAAAAATTCCCTGTTATCGAATCAATCATCAATATCGTTTTAATAGAACGGAAATTAATGAATGGATTTTGAGTAATAAGATAGAGCTTTCTTCTACATTAATTAATTTGACAAATCCAGATAGGCGTGATAGTTTAGAGCGGCTTGTAGAAAAAGGTGGAATTGTTACTCAAGTCTCAGGAGAAACTGTCCGTGAAGTTTTACAAAGTGCGGTTCAAAGAATCATCACACCGCAAAACATATCGAAAGAAGAAATTCTCTCTGCTCTGCTGAGCAGGGAAGAGCTGATGCCGACGTCAGTTGGTAAAGGCATTGCAATTCCTCATCCACGCAATCCTATTATTACCGATTTAAAAAATGCGAGTGTCTCAATTTGTAGTTTGGAAAAGCCGGTTGATTTTGGTTCTTTAGATAATCAACCTGTCCATACTCTTTTTATTTTGCTCACAGCAAGTCCTAAGATGCATTTAGAAGTGCTTTCTAAAATCTCCTATTTATGTCAAGATGATACATTCTTAAACATTTTGAAAGAACATTCAAATACAGAAACGATTTTGGAGTATGTCCGCAAGAGAGAATTCGAATGGCAGAAAAAGGAGGCCGTGAATACATGA